A genomic window from Cryobacterium sp. SO2 includes:
- the urtA gene encoding urea ABC transporter substrate-binding protein, with the protein MLITSRGRVKTLLATGALAATTALILSGCGARAGDTVESAAPAAASCIDTSGDTIKLGFLNSLTGGMAISEKTVSNVLHMAADEINADGGILGKQIEYVQEDGATDWPTFAEKTEKLLTQDCVAAIFGGWTSSSRKAVKPVVEENNGLFFYPVQYEGLEASPNIYYTGATTNQQILPAMDFLASQGVKTLFLAGSDYVFPRTANAIIKLYAAELGIEIVGEEYVPLDKDDWTTQVAKIAEAKPDFIFNTINGSSNVGFIKAYYDAGLTPDTTPIISVSIAEEEAPSMGHEVTGNYASWNYFQSLDTPNNAKFIEDWKAYPGSSGVTSDPMEAAYISLYLYKALVEKAGSFEVDDVNAAAAEGGVTFDAPEGTVTLDGENHHISKPGHIGKINAENQFDIVWSSDDVIEPDPYLEGYDWFPADVRDALVKSAG; encoded by the coding sequence ATGCTCATCACCAGCAGGGGGCGCGTCAAGACGCTCCTCGCCACGGGCGCGCTTGCCGCGACCACGGCGCTCATCCTCTCCGGTTGCGGTGCCCGTGCAGGGGACACGGTGGAGTCCGCGGCTCCCGCCGCCGCCAGCTGCATCGACACCTCGGGCGACACCATCAAGCTCGGCTTCCTCAACTCGCTCACCGGGGGCATGGCGATCTCCGAGAAGACGGTCTCCAACGTGCTGCACATGGCTGCGGACGAGATCAACGCCGACGGCGGCATCCTGGGCAAGCAGATCGAGTACGTGCAGGAAGACGGTGCCACCGACTGGCCGACCTTCGCGGAGAAGACCGAGAAGCTGCTCACTCAGGACTGCGTCGCCGCGATCTTCGGCGGCTGGACCTCCTCGTCGCGCAAGGCCGTCAAGCCTGTCGTCGAGGAGAACAACGGCCTGTTCTTCTACCCCGTGCAGTACGAGGGCCTCGAGGCGTCGCCGAACATCTACTACACCGGCGCCACCACGAACCAGCAGATCCTGCCCGCCATGGACTTCCTCGCCTCTCAGGGCGTGAAGACGCTCTTCCTGGCCGGGTCGGACTACGTGTTCCCGCGCACCGCCAACGCCATCATCAAGCTCTACGCGGCCGAGCTGGGCATCGAGATCGTCGGCGAGGAGTACGTTCCGCTCGACAAGGATGACTGGACCACCCAGGTGGCGAAGATCGCCGAAGCGAAGCCGGACTTCATCTTCAACACCATCAACGGCTCCTCCAACGTCGGCTTCATCAAGGCGTACTACGACGCCGGGCTCACCCCCGACACGACCCCGATCATCTCGGTGTCGATCGCTGAAGAAGAGGCGCCGTCCATGGGCCACGAGGTCACGGGCAACTACGCATCGTGGAACTACTTCCAGTCGCTGGACACCCCGAACAACGCCAAGTTCATTGAGGACTGGAAGGCCTACCCCGGCAGCAGCGGCGTGACCAGCGACCCGATGGAGGCCGCGTACATCTCGCTGTACCTGTACAAGGCACTGGTCGAGAAGGCCGGCTCGTTCGAGGTCGACGACGTCAACGCCGCCGCTGCCGAAGGCGGCGTCACGTTCGACGCACCGGAAGGCACCGTCACGCTGGACGGCGAGAACCACCACATCTCCAAGCCCGGTCACATCGGCAAGATCAACGCCGAGAACCAGTTCGACATCGTCTGGTCCTCCGACGACGTGATCGAGCCCGACCCGTACCTCGAGGGCTACGACTGGTTCCCGGCCGACGTGCGCGACGCGCTCGTGAAGTCCGCGGGCTAG
- a CDS encoding urease subunit gamma, with the protein MHLTPADNEKLLLAVAGMVARDRLERGVKLNYPETVALLSTWVIERARDGRAVADLMVEGRSVLGREQVMEGVAEMLADVQVEATFPDGRKLVTIHDPII; encoded by the coding sequence GTGCATCTCACGCCTGCGGACAATGAAAAGCTCCTGCTGGCCGTGGCCGGCATGGTGGCCCGCGACCGGCTGGAGCGCGGCGTCAAGCTCAATTACCCCGAAACCGTCGCGCTGCTCAGCACCTGGGTGATCGAGCGAGCCCGTGATGGTCGCGCCGTCGCCGACCTGATGGTGGAGGGCCGGAGTGTTCTCGGCCGGGAGCAGGTGATGGAGGGCGTCGCCGAGATGCTCGCCGACGTGCAGGTGGAGGCCACCTTCCCCGACGGGCGCAAACTCGTCACCATTCACGACCCGATCATCTAG
- the ureB gene encoding urease subunit beta encodes MAGHHSSGPGAIRVRPGTIVLNGDRTPEQRLTLVFLNTGDRPIQIGSHLHLPDANAALQFDREAAHGFRLDIPSGTSQRFEPGASRELDAVAFLGDRRVPGLQLRNQGKEALDG; translated from the coding sequence ATGGCAGGCCATCACTCGTCCGGCCCCGGCGCCATCCGTGTGCGCCCCGGCACCATCGTTCTCAACGGCGACCGCACCCCTGAGCAGCGGCTCACCCTGGTGTTCCTGAACACGGGGGACCGGCCGATTCAGATCGGCTCGCACCTGCACCTGCCGGATGCCAACGCCGCCTTGCAGTTCGACCGGGAGGCCGCGCACGGCTTCCGCCTCGACATTCCCTCCGGCACCTCCCAGCGCTTCGAGCCGGGTGCTTCGCGCGAGCTCGACGCCGTCGCCTTCCTCGGCGACCGCCGGGTGCCCGGACTCCAACTGCGCAACCAGGGAAAGGAAGCTCTCGATGGTTGA
- the urtB gene encoding urea ABC transporter permease subunit UrtB has product MDGLIPPLLNGTAQGALLLLAALGLSLTFGQMGVINMAHGEFLMAGAFIAYLTQQVISSSDLSIPVALPLAFLGAGLLGLLVEVSIIQWMYRRPLDTLLVTVGVSLILQQAALQIFPAQGVPVEKPGWLDGQLTVLGYDWPLRQVFTLVLAALCVAALAGWLKYSSFGRRIRATVQNRDLAETSGVPTRSIDRITFFVGSGLAGVAGVAASLIGGTNSQMGTQYIIPAFLVVVAGGIGQIKGTIIAAWVVGVAMAYFADWTTGSLAQVLAFVLVVVFLQFRPQGLFTVRTRGLT; this is encoded by the coding sequence GTGGATGGACTCATACCGCCGCTGCTGAACGGCACCGCGCAAGGCGCACTGCTGCTGTTGGCAGCACTGGGCCTCTCACTCACCTTCGGTCAGATGGGGGTGATCAACATGGCGCACGGCGAGTTCCTCATGGCCGGAGCCTTCATCGCCTACCTGACCCAACAGGTCATCTCGTCCAGTGACCTCTCTATCCCGGTGGCACTGCCACTCGCCTTTCTGGGCGCGGGCCTCCTCGGCCTGCTGGTCGAAGTCAGCATCATCCAGTGGATGTACCGCCGGCCGTTGGACACCCTCCTCGTCACGGTCGGGGTGAGCCTGATCCTGCAGCAGGCCGCCCTCCAGATCTTCCCCGCCCAGGGCGTGCCGGTGGAGAAACCCGGCTGGCTCGACGGCCAGCTCACCGTCCTCGGTTATGACTGGCCTCTCCGTCAGGTGTTCACCCTCGTGCTGGCTGCCCTCTGCGTGGCCGCACTGGCCGGATGGCTCAAATACTCGTCTTTCGGTCGCCGCATCCGTGCCACCGTGCAAAACCGGGACCTCGCCGAGACCAGCGGCGTGCCCACCCGCAGCATCGACCGCATCACCTTCTTCGTCGGGTCCGGCCTGGCCGGGGTCGCCGGCGTGGCCGCCTCCCTGATCGGCGGCACGAACTCTCAAATGGGCACGCAGTACATCATCCCGGCCTTCCTCGTGGTCGTCGCCGGCGGCATCGGCCAGATCAAGGGCACGATCATCGCGGCCTGGGTCGTGGGGGTCGCGATGGCGTACTTCGCCGATTGGACCACCGGAAGCCTCGCGCAGGTGCTGGCGTTCGTGCTCGTGGTTGTCTTCCTGCAGTTTCGCCCGCAAGGCCTGTTCACCGTTCGCACCAGGGGGCTCACATGA